Proteins encoded within one genomic window of Haematobia irritans isolate KBUSLIRL chromosome 5, ASM5000362v1, whole genome shotgun sequence:
- the LOC142238921 gene encoding uncharacterized protein LOC142238921, which translates to MLLQQLQHLLLYILFWNIQWAIGTIHLFLPEDPDLFTSCSDKSDVLGLDSIFDMSNLNVEILEESARVEGYVTMIWDVEPTDRIEFRADLYKSARGGWQPTVFSMIQKDLCSTLFEENGFWYNSWGQFVAEEERKCINNKGITYHHVPFNVEMSVDIEGERVSGLHKAVFEFDAYDEQDNLRSAVCIEMLLDIINK; encoded by the exons ATGCTTTTGCAACAACTACAACACTTGCTGCTCTATATTTTATTCTGGAATATTCAATGGGCAATAGGAACTATTCATCTATTTTTACCTGAAGATCCTGATCTTTTTACAAGTTGCAGTGACAAATCAGATGTTCTGGGTCTTGACAGTATTTTCGATATGTCCAATTTGAATGTTGAAATTCTGGAGGAAAGTGCCAGAGTCGAAGGTTATGTTACAATGATTTGGGATGTTGAACCAACAGATCGTATAGAATTCCGAGCTGATCTTTACAAATCGGCTCGTGGCGGTTGGCAACCAACAGTGTTCTCAATGATTCAAAAGGATCTGTGTTCAACTCTATTCGAAGAGAATGGATTTTGGTATAATTCATGGGGACAATTTGTAGCTGAGGAAGAACGTAAATGCATCAACAACAAAGGG atAACCTATCACCATGTACCTTTTAATGTTGAAATGTCTGTTGATATTGAAGGCGAAAgagtatctggtcttcataaggctgtttttgaatttgacgcctACGATGAACAGGACAATTTACGTAGTGCCGTTTGCATAGAAATGCTTTTGGatattataaacaaataa